GCTCGAGTGGTTTATGATCAAAAAGAAGCCTTCAAAGATGCTGACTTCATCTATGCAAAAAACTGGTCTTCTTATAATGACTACGGACAAATCCTATCTCAAGATAAAAGTTGGGTAGTGGATGAGGAAAAAATGGCATTGACAAATAATGCTCACTTTATGCATTGTTTGCCTGTTCGTAGAAATGTAATTGTGACGGATGGAGTGATTGACAGTCCACAGTCGGCGGTTATTCAGCAGGCAGGAAACAGAGAATTTGCCGTTCAAACGGTATTGAAAGAAATGTTGGAAAATCTTTAAGGAGAGCAGATGAAAGTATCAGTAGTTAAAATAGGCGGAAACATTATTGATAATGTAGAAGCATTAGACACTTTTATCCAGCAATTTGCACAGCTCGAAGGATTAAAGGTTTTAGTACATGGAGGTGGAAAATCAGCTTCAGCATTAATGAAGCAAATGGGGCTAGAGCCACAAATGATTAATGGGAGAAGAATCACCGATGCTGAAACACTCAAAGTAGTGACAATGATGTATGGAGGTTTGATCAACAAAAACATTGTGGCAGGACTTCAAGCACAACATTGCAATGCATTAGGACTTACTGGAGCAGATGCCAATATCATCGAAGCACATAAACGACCTGTAAAGGAAATTGACTTTGGCTTTGTTGGCGATGTAGATAAGGTAAATATTGCACCTCTGAAAGCATTTTTTGAGGCAGGTTTAGTACCTGTTTTTTGTGCGCTGACACACGATAATCAAGGCCAATTACTAAATACGAATGCCGATACTATAGCTTCACAAATAGCGGTAGGACTCTCAGAAGCCTATGAAGTTTCTTTGAAATATTGCTTTGAGAAAACAGGAGTCTTGATGGATATCAATGATGAAAGTAGTCTGATTGCGCATATTCATCAAGGAAATTATTCAGGACTAAAAGCTGATGGGGTAATAGCAGATGGTATGATTCCAAAATTGGATAATGCTTTTGATGCAATCGGAGAAGGTGTGGCAGAAGTACAGATTGGTAAGGCAGAAAATTTACTACAAAAAGAATTTATCGGAACAAGCATAACAGCCTAATCCGTGTAGTATAATCTTTTTCTATAAATGAAGGGGTATCTAACAGAGATACATGAAGATGAGTGTGTGATAATCAATTTTTAAGATTCTTAATCTAGAATAAAAATGAATGCCCTAAACAACAACACAATGAAAACTACCTCAATCTATTCCGATGCAGTGACTTTATTAAAGCAACTGATCGAGACACAATCGTTTAGTAGAGAAGAAGTAGATACAGCCGCTCTTTTGAAAGAATTTTGGAACGAACTTTCAATTCCTTACGAAGAGAAGGGGTTCAATATTTGGGTTAAGAACAAATTTTTCTCATCTGATAAACCTTCAATTTTACTCAATTCTCATCATGATACGGTAAAGCCAAATAAAGATTGGACAAAAGATCCTTTTGTAGCCTTGGAAGAAGATGAAAAGCTCTTTGGATTGGGTAGTAATGATGCAGGAGGAGCCTTGGTATCTTTGATGGCAACTTTCAGATACTTTTATGATAGAGCAGATTTGCCTTTTAATCTGATCATGGCAGCGACTGCCGAAGAAGAAATTTCTGGAAAGAATGGTATCGCGTCTATTTGGGATGATTTAGGAGAAATCGATCTTGCAATTGTCGGAGAGCCAACAGAAATGCATTTAGCTATTGCTGAAAAAGGTTTGATGGTCATTGACATGACGGCAAAAGGAAAATCTGGTCATGCAGCTCGTGATGAAGGTGTCAATGCCATTTCTATTGCAATGAAAGATATCCAGTGGTTTCACTCTTATCATTTTGCACAGGAGTCTGATTATTTAGGGCCTGTAAAAATGAGTGTAACGGTTATCAATGCAGGGACACAGCATAATGTAGTTCCTTCTGAATGTCATTTCACCGTAGATGTGAGAACGACAGATGCCTATTCAAATGAAGAGACACTTGAGATTATAAAGACTCATGTAAAAAGTGAAGCCAATGCTCGTTCAACTCGTCTGAATCCATCATCAATTTCGGCAGATCACCCAATTGTAAAGGCGGGCTTAGAAATGGGAAGAGAAACTTTTGGTTCTCCTACACTTTCAGATCAGTCTTTGATGCCTGTTCAGAGTTTGAAAATGGGGCCGGGGCGTTCGCAACGTTCGCATCAAGCAGATGAATTTATCTATTTGAAAGAAATTGAAGAAGGTATTCAGATTTATACAGAGCTCTTGGAAAGATATGCTCACACACATTAATTAGAAAGAAACAACACACAAGTAAGAATATACGAAAATGAAGCTTTGGCAAAAAGATTTTGATGTAGACAAAAAGGTGGAAACTTTCACTGTCGGTAAAGATAGAGAGTTAGACTTAGATTTAGCTCCTTACGATGTGTTGGGATCTATTGCACATGCTACCATGCTGGCAAAAGTAGGTCTACTTACGGAAGATGAAAAAGATCAGTTAGTGGCAGGACTACAGCAAATCTATAAAGAAGTAGAGGCAGGGGATTTCGAAATCAAAGATGGAATTGAAGATGTGC
The sequence above is drawn from the Sediminitomix flava genome and encodes:
- a CDS encoding M20 family metallo-hydrolase, whose protein sequence is MKTTSIYSDAVTLLKQLIETQSFSREEVDTAALLKEFWNELSIPYEEKGFNIWVKNKFFSSDKPSILLNSHHDTVKPNKDWTKDPFVALEEDEKLFGLGSNDAGGALVSLMATFRYFYDRADLPFNLIMAATAEEEISGKNGIASIWDDLGEIDLAIVGEPTEMHLAIAEKGLMVIDMTAKGKSGHAARDEGVNAISIAMKDIQWFHSYHFAQESDYLGPVKMSVTVINAGTQHNVVPSECHFTVDVRTTDAYSNEETLEIIKTHVKSEANARSTRLNPSSISADHPIVKAGLEMGRETFGSPTLSDQSLMPVQSLKMGPGRSQRSHQADEFIYLKEIEEGIQIYTELLERYAHTH
- the argB gene encoding acetylglutamate kinase — protein: MKVSVVKIGGNIIDNVEALDTFIQQFAQLEGLKVLVHGGGKSASALMKQMGLEPQMINGRRITDAETLKVVTMMYGGLINKNIVAGLQAQHCNALGLTGADANIIEAHKRPVKEIDFGFVGDVDKVNIAPLKAFFEAGLVPVFCALTHDNQGQLLNTNADTIASQIAVGLSEAYEVSLKYCFEKTGVLMDINDESSLIAHIHQGNYSGLKADGVIADGMIPKLDNAFDAIGEGVAEVQIGKAENLLQKEFIGTSITA